A window of Polaromonas hydrogenivorans contains these coding sequences:
- a CDS encoding HesB/IscA family protein, with product MLPKVTITPAAAKFINRIVRFSGLPAGAGLRLAVTPGGCSGYSSEFSAEAAPQTGEQMLEVGGVRLFLGAESRLMLEGITIDFTETATQSGLSFINPNQAACGCSSAETAAPPSGVTRIEISAIGRGRPAAPILAS from the coding sequence ATGCTGCCCAAAGTCACCATCACCCCCGCCGCCGCGAAGTTCATCAATCGCATCGTGCGTTTCTCCGGCCTGCCTGCGGGCGCCGGTTTGCGCCTGGCCGTGACCCCGGGCGGCTGCTCGGGTTACTCGTCAGAGTTCAGCGCCGAGGCGGCTCCCCAGACGGGCGAGCAAATGCTCGAAGTCGGTGGCGTGCGTCTGTTCCTGGGCGCCGAAAGCCGCCTGATGCTCGAAGGCATCACGATTGATTTCACGGAAACGGCGACCCAGTCGGGCCTGTCCTTCATCAATCCCAACCAGGCCGCCTGCGGCTGCAGCAGCGCTGAAACGGCGGCGCCCCCGTCCGGCGTGACCAGGATCGAGATCAGCGCCATCGGCCGTGGCCGTCCGGCCGCCCCGATCCTGGCTTCCTGA
- a CDS encoding 4Fe-4S binding protein → MPLKIIASTCTACSACEPECPNVAIREKGGTYVIDPKKCTDCEGHFDEPQCIAVCPVDGCIVKI, encoded by the coding sequence ATGCCACTCAAGATCATCGCCTCCACCTGCACCGCCTGCTCCGCCTGCGAGCCTGAATGCCCGAATGTCGCCATCCGCGAAAAAGGCGGCACCTACGTCATCGACCCGAAAAAATGCACCGACTGCGAGGGTCACTTTGATGAGCCTCAGTGCATCGCCGTTTGCCCGGTGGATGGCTGCATCGTCAAGATCTGA